In Pontiella desulfatans, one DNA window encodes the following:
- a CDS encoding type II toxin-antitoxin system VapC family toxin — translation MKAFIDADILIWHLRGERKAINFLRKLVDDPAMELWTGALQRAEVLFFMRPSEEEQTMLLLSQFKTTAVDQAIVDEAGRLFRKWNPSHGVDPNDAILAATALVTGGQIHTLNQKHYPMKDVVVNKAW, via the coding sequence ATGAAGGCCTTTATCGACGCCGACATCCTGATATGGCATCTGAGGGGGGAACGAAAAGCCATCAATTTCCTGCGCAAGCTTGTGGATGATCCTGCCATGGAGCTGTGGACAGGAGCACTGCAACGGGCGGAAGTGCTTTTCTTCATGCGCCCCTCGGAAGAGGAGCAAACCATGCTTCTGCTCTCGCAATTCAAGACAACAGCTGTCGATCAAGCCATTGTCGATGAAGCCGGTCGACTATTCAGGAAATGGAATCCCAGCCACGGTGTTGACCCAAACGACGCCATTCTCGCAGCGACCGCCCTCGTGACCGGCGGCCAGATCCACACATTGAACCAAAAGCACTACCCGATGAAAGATGTGGTAGTGAACAAAGCCTGGTGA
- a CDS encoding M20/M25/M40 family metallo-hydrolase, translated as MINNDRALSHLLDLLAVEGPSGQEAKVVEAISKKLVSAGCKKAWIKTDDAHKRLGAGYGIGNLIVKMPGTIKAPRIMFSAHMDTVPLCKGAVPVVKGNRIVAKGNTGLGGDDRSGCAAIVSMAETILKNKIPHPPMTLLFPIAEENGLHGSRMVRFKDLGNPAMGFNLDGQEPNEIVIGAMSAVRWKAEIKGISTHAGLEPHKGISAGLIGSKAMAAIAEQGYFGKIVKGNRKGTSNLGSVSGGEASNQVMDQCIMTGECRSHSQAFLEQIVKVHRASFERAAKSVTNDKGKCGKVKFSTISDYRAFRLRKSEACVKIASKAVETVDLKPNPLIMDAGLDANNFNQKGLPTVTLGSGSHKFHQLEEYVDIKEYLTACEVLLDIARLAS; from the coding sequence ATGATCAACAACGACCGCGCACTATCCCACCTGCTTGACTTGCTTGCTGTTGAAGGGCCGAGCGGACAAGAAGCGAAGGTGGTCGAGGCCATCTCAAAAAAACTGGTTTCCGCCGGTTGCAAGAAGGCCTGGATCAAGACCGACGATGCGCATAAGCGGCTTGGCGCCGGGTACGGGATCGGCAACCTGATCGTGAAGATGCCGGGCACCATCAAGGCCCCGCGGATTATGTTTTCGGCCCACATGGACACGGTGCCATTGTGCAAGGGCGCGGTGCCCGTGGTTAAGGGAAACCGCATTGTCGCCAAGGGCAACACCGGACTCGGCGGCGACGACCGCTCGGGTTGCGCGGCGATTGTTTCGATGGCCGAAACCATTTTGAAAAACAAAATCCCCCATCCGCCCATGACGCTGCTATTCCCCATTGCGGAAGAGAATGGGTTGCACGGTTCGCGCATGGTGCGCTTCAAGGATTTGGGAAATCCGGCAATGGGCTTCAACCTCGACGGGCAGGAGCCGAACGAAATCGTGATTGGAGCGATGAGCGCGGTGCGCTGGAAGGCGGAGATCAAAGGCATTTCCACCCACGCCGGGCTTGAGCCGCACAAGGGGATCTCCGCCGGATTGATCGGTTCGAAGGCCATGGCGGCGATTGCCGAACAAGGCTACTTCGGAAAAATCGTCAAAGGCAACCGCAAGGGGACCTCCAACCTCGGTAGCGTGTCCGGCGGCGAAGCCAGCAACCAGGTGATGGACCAATGCATCATGACCGGCGAGTGCCGCAGCCACAGCCAAGCCTTCCTGGAGCAGATCGTTAAGGTCCACAGGGCGAGCTTCGAACGGGCGGCAAAGAGCGTGACGAACGACAAGGGCAAATGCGGGAAGGTGAAGTTCAGCACCATCTCCGACTACCGCGCCTTCCGGCTCAGGAAATCCGAAGCGTGTGTCAAGATCGCCAGCAAGGCGGTCGAGACCGTCGACCTCAAACCGAACCCACTGATTATGGATGCCGGACTCGACGCCAACAATTTCAATCAAAAGGGGCTTCCGACCGTCACCCTCGGCTCCGGCTCGCACAAGTTCCATCAGCTCGAGGAATATGTGGATATCAAGGAATACCTGACCGCCTGCGAGGTATTGCTGGATATTGCCCGGCTTGCCTCATGA
- a CDS encoding SHD1 domain-containing protein: protein MLKVSLLLLVLLLSLSSFAEFRIWEDGEGNIWEAEFVTLSAGEIVMRDQQGQRIMIRPEKLSGADQQYLEKVVPPKLVLDVSKTTNNAGTSSNTEQVRCIASIKQSDTRPYAGELTAVLVTMGEDIRTGAPSVVNRKEYNFTLPEKRGDSVDFKGESASFLRKSVKSGRTYSGYVLVVWDKFGNPIAIKSNRDSFAERAEKIARPKQTANK, encoded by the coding sequence ATGTTGAAAGTTAGTCTGTTGCTTTTAGTACTCCTTCTATCCCTATCCTCCTTTGCGGAATTCCGCATATGGGAGGATGGCGAAGGCAATATCTGGGAAGCCGAGTTTGTAACGTTGTCCGCCGGAGAGATTGTGATGCGGGACCAACAGGGCCAGCGAATCATGATTCGTCCGGAAAAGCTATCCGGTGCAGATCAGCAATATCTGGAAAAAGTCGTTCCTCCGAAACTGGTATTGGATGTTTCAAAAACCACGAATAATGCCGGCACCAGCAGCAATACCGAACAGGTTAGGTGCATTGCGTCCATCAAGCAATCCGACACGCGGCCATATGCGGGTGAGCTGACTGCTGTACTTGTCACCATGGGAGAGGATATCAGGACGGGGGCGCCATCTGTTGTTAATCGCAAGGAATATAATTTCACACTACCCGAGAAAAGAGGAGACTCGGTCGACTTCAAGGGCGAGAGCGCAAGCTTTCTTCGGAAGTCGGTGAAATCCGGTCGAACCTATTCAGGTTATGTTCTTGTGGTTTGGGATAAGTTCGGGAATCCCATCGCTATAAAATCAAACCGCGATTCCTTTGCGGAACGGGCGGAAAAAATCGCGCGTCCCAAGCAAACCGCTAATAAATAG
- a CDS encoding MFS transporter has product MSGSKADTSRRMVLGRYDYAAFQSFFSYASGTVVLPVALVALARDLGFDLEEGGMTEGGLLHFTRTFFVMASMLFCGIAAGRWGKRRSMGVAVLLMGTGVLLCAWAPSYAVLLLALMVAGLGEGVLEGLATPFVQDLHPDEPARYINLTHAFWPVGVLATVLVSGGLLALGVSWRLLVAGIALVAFVAAALLLLPESKLRKYPEHPAPIHWKTIWGQARQILGIPRFWLFFCAMFLAGGGEFCLTFWSASHIQLNFGASAWAGGIGTACFAGGMMSGRIGWGIMLKQHHLRQVVFWSALAGTLIALPIPQLSNLWVLFGLLFMVGVATAPFWPTVQSYCADRLPQADTTMLFVLLSCAGIPGCGFFTWLMGFIGNRTGDLATAFYLVPACFLALAIIIAFDGWRSAQTNPRREAS; this is encoded by the coding sequence ATGAGTGGTTCGAAAGCCGATACAAGCCGGCGAATGGTACTTGGTCGCTACGACTACGCGGCGTTCCAGAGCTTTTTCTCCTATGCGTCCGGCACGGTTGTCCTGCCGGTTGCCTTGGTGGCGCTTGCTCGCGACCTCGGCTTCGACCTCGAGGAAGGCGGCATGACCGAGGGCGGGCTGTTGCACTTTACCCGCACGTTTTTCGTGATGGCATCCATGCTGTTTTGCGGGATAGCGGCCGGTCGCTGGGGCAAGCGCCGTTCCATGGGCGTGGCTGTGTTGCTGATGGGGACGGGCGTCTTGCTGTGCGCGTGGGCCCCCTCCTATGCGGTGCTTCTGTTGGCGCTCATGGTGGCGGGGTTGGGGGAGGGCGTGCTCGAAGGGCTGGCCACGCCTTTTGTCCAGGACTTGCATCCGGATGAACCGGCGCGCTACATCAACCTGACCCATGCCTTCTGGCCGGTCGGGGTGTTGGCAACGGTTTTGGTTTCGGGCGGTCTGCTCGCGCTCGGGGTGTCCTGGCGGTTGTTGGTTGCGGGCATTGCCTTGGTGGCATTTGTTGCCGCGGCCCTGCTGCTGCTTCCCGAATCCAAGCTCCGGAAATATCCGGAGCACCCCGCCCCGATCCATTGGAAAACCATTTGGGGGCAAGCGCGGCAGATTCTCGGCATACCCCGTTTTTGGCTTTTTTTCTGCGCCATGTTCCTGGCTGGCGGCGGCGAGTTTTGCCTTACGTTTTGGAGTGCCAGCCATATCCAGCTCAACTTTGGCGCCTCGGCATGGGCGGGTGGAATCGGAACGGCCTGCTTTGCCGGCGGCATGATGTCGGGGCGCATTGGCTGGGGGATCATGCTCAAGCAGCACCACCTTAGGCAGGTGGTGTTTTGGTCGGCGCTGGCCGGAACATTGATCGCGTTGCCCATCCCTCAGCTATCCAACCTATGGGTACTTTTCGGCCTGCTGTTCATGGTGGGCGTTGCCACGGCGCCGTTCTGGCCGACCGTCCAGAGCTATTGCGCCGACCGCCTGCCGCAGGCGGACACCACCATGCTGTTTGTTCTGCTCTCCTGCGCCGGTATTCCCGGTTGTGGATTCTTCACCTGGCTGATGGGATTCATCGGTAACCGGACCGGCGATTTGGCCACGGCGTTTTATCTGGTGCCCGCCTGCTTCCTCGCACTGGCGATCATCATTGCATTCGATGGGTGGAGATCTGCGCAAACGAATCCTCGGCGTGAAGCAAGCTAA
- a CDS encoding SulP family inorganic anion transporter, with the protein MAWLPIGKAGLRSDVLAGLTVALILIPQSMAYAELAGLPVWMGLYAAFLPVIIGGLWGSSNHLQTGPGATMALVVSSSLMPLAAVGSAEYAALAVQLAFMVGALWALIAVFRLGFIMNFLSRPVIEGFINAGGILIGLSQVVKILGIEGARSDSLLADLVVLIEQLGSVNWISLAMGAVSLVLLLAGRRFFPRIPTALLVAAGFAFLTYTLGLSDPERVRQPLAIVGAIPAGLPRPVWPVPDAGNLIRLMPGALTFALIGFMETCSVARGIAARSHQKLSVNQEAVGQALASFCTAFSGGQPINGSFSRSALNFASGARSGLAAVFTGVFVLVFLLFCTPLFYYLPKTVLAAIIIAAVIKLMNFRQLASFMKIDKADGSAAWITFAATLVFAPALEKGILIGASVSILIHLYRMMRPHVAVLGRHSDGMLRDADLHHLKIDRLLLAIRLDGRLFFANTSYFEDQVHAALERFPETRHVAIMFNGINEIDSSGTEMLKELCGQLSLLGVSVLFVGVKSHALKVLRAGGLESIIGPENFFGTYDHALDAVIARMPSEMNYNI; encoded by the coding sequence ATGGCCTGGCTCCCAATCGGCAAGGCAGGATTGCGGAGTGATGTTTTGGCGGGGCTGACGGTTGCACTCATTTTGATTCCACAGTCGATGGCCTATGCGGAGTTGGCGGGACTTCCGGTGTGGATGGGGCTTTATGCAGCCTTTCTGCCGGTCATCATTGGCGGCCTGTGGGGCTCATCCAATCATCTTCAAACCGGGCCGGGGGCAACCATGGCCCTGGTTGTTTCATCGTCTCTGATGCCGTTGGCCGCGGTGGGCTCGGCTGAGTATGCGGCGCTGGCGGTTCAGCTTGCCTTCATGGTTGGGGCGTTGTGGGCCCTGATTGCGGTTTTCCGGTTGGGTTTCATAATGAATTTTCTGTCGCGGCCGGTGATTGAGGGCTTCATCAATGCGGGCGGTATATTGATTGGACTATCCCAGGTCGTGAAGATTCTCGGCATCGAAGGAGCGCGCTCGGATTCCCTGCTCGCCGATCTGGTTGTTTTAATCGAACAGCTGGGGTCGGTGAACTGGATCAGCCTTGCGATGGGGGCTGTGTCGCTCGTGCTGCTGCTGGCCGGAAGACGGTTTTTCCCAAGAATACCCACGGCCTTACTGGTTGCGGCTGGATTCGCTTTTCTGACGTACACGCTGGGATTAAGTGATCCCGAACGGGTTCGCCAGCCATTGGCCATTGTCGGCGCCATCCCGGCCGGCTTGCCTAGGCCGGTATGGCCGGTGCCGGATGCCGGAAATCTTATTCGGCTCATGCCGGGGGCCCTGACCTTTGCCCTGATCGGTTTCATGGAGACCTGTTCCGTCGCCCGCGGTATTGCCGCCCGCAGCCATCAAAAACTCAGTGTGAACCAGGAGGCCGTCGGGCAGGCGCTGGCTTCTTTCTGTACCGCTTTTTCCGGCGGTCAGCCAATCAACGGTTCCTTTTCCCGATCCGCCCTGAATTTTGCCAGCGGTGCTCGTAGTGGATTGGCCGCCGTGTTCACCGGGGTGTTCGTTCTGGTGTTCCTCCTTTTCTGCACGCCGCTGTTTTACTACCTGCCCAAGACCGTACTGGCGGCGATCATTATTGCCGCCGTAATCAAGCTGATGAACTTCCGGCAGCTGGCCTCGTTCATGAAGATTGACAAGGCGGACGGCTCGGCGGCATGGATTACGTTTGCGGCAACGCTGGTGTTTGCCCCGGCGTTGGAGAAGGGCATCCTGATCGGCGCGTCGGTTTCGATCCTGATTCATCTGTATCGGATGATGCGGCCGCATGTTGCCGTGCTGGGGCGTCATTCGGACGGTATGTTGCGGGATGCCGATCTTCATCATTTAAAGATCGACCGGCTGTTGCTGGCGATTCGCCTGGATGGCCGGCTGTTTTTTGCCAACACCTCCTATTTTGAAGATCAGGTGCATGCCGCCTTGGAGCGTTTCCCGGAAACGCGTCATGTCGCCATCATGTTCAACGGCATAAACGAAATTGATTCTTCGGGAACGGAGATGCTTAAGGAGCTTTGCGGCCAGTTGAGTCTGCTAGGTGTTTCCGTCCTGTTTGTAGGGGTCAAAAGCCATGCCCTAAAGGTGCTGCGTGCCGGCGGACTCGAAAGTATAATCGGGCCGGAGAATTTTTTCGGAACCTACGACCACGCGCTGGATGCGGTGATTGCCCGCATGCCTTCTGAAATGAACTATAACATTTAG
- a CDS encoding XTP/dITP diphosphatase, protein MKLVIATRNAHKLEEIQAIFDFKDLEVLSAFDFPEIPDVVEDGATFEANAIKKAVEIARETGCWTMADDSGLEVDALGGAPGVYSARYAGEPCSYPANNEKLLAELAGKEDRTARFRTVIALSDPDGNTITVDGACPGKIIEELRGTNGFGYDPLFIPDGYEHTFAELSSDIKNTISHRARALRKAHDTWGSLLN, encoded by the coding sequence ATGAAACTCGTTATCGCCACCCGCAATGCCCATAAGCTGGAAGAGATCCAGGCCATCTTCGATTTTAAGGATCTCGAAGTCCTCTCGGCTTTCGATTTTCCCGAAATCCCGGATGTGGTTGAGGATGGAGCGACTTTCGAAGCGAATGCCATTAAAAAGGCCGTGGAAATTGCCAGGGAAACCGGGTGTTGGACAATGGCCGATGACTCCGGTTTGGAAGTCGATGCCCTAGGAGGCGCGCCGGGTGTTTATTCCGCCCGATACGCTGGTGAACCATGTTCCTATCCCGCCAATAATGAAAAGCTGTTGGCTGAGTTGGCCGGAAAAGAAGACCGTACCGCTCGTTTTCGCACGGTAATTGCCCTGTCGGATCCCGATGGAAACACGATAACGGTCGATGGTGCCTGTCCGGGAAAAATCATTGAGGAGTTACGCGGCACGAATGGGTTTGGGTATGATCCCCTCTTCATACCTGATGGATACGAGCACACCTTTGCAGAGCTCTCCAGCGATATTAAGAATACGATTTCCCACCGGGCGCGAGCGCTTCGAAAAGCGCATGACACCTGGGGATCTTTACTGAATTAG
- a CDS encoding sulfite exporter TauE/SafE family protein, protein MMLFDITIPGIVLRLLLGGAIGFSVGLTGVGGGVLGLQATTLVLGLDPIRAVGTTSLYLFFTNITSAFHHIRIHNISYHTIWPILAAAIPSNFFISRWISTQGGNTEFKNGLELFILGIVFLAVGAMAVNVLRKEPEPQTIGTQKPPGIFTGLIIGLLFGALVGATSVGGIILVPTLLLLGLPAHRTVGTTTTIITALTLMTALTYGAGGESDVPTALVMAAGALIGVKQGSRLAVGLPENILKRIMIGIVAAVAVAMLLRRL, encoded by the coding sequence ATGATGCTTTTCGATATCACCATACCGGGCATTGTGCTCCGCCTGTTGCTGGGAGGCGCCATCGGGTTTTCGGTGGGGCTCACCGGTGTGGGCGGCGGGGTGTTGGGGCTCCAGGCGACAACGCTTGTCCTGGGGCTTGATCCGATCCGGGCGGTGGGCACCACCAGCCTCTATCTTTTTTTCACCAACATTACCTCCGCCTTCCACCACATTCGCATTCACAACATTTCGTACCATACCATCTGGCCGATCCTGGCCGCGGCCATTCCCTCCAACTTTTTCATCTCCCGTTGGATCAGCACCCAGGGCGGAAACACCGAATTCAAAAACGGCCTTGAACTGTTCATTCTGGGTATCGTTTTCCTGGCGGTCGGGGCGATGGCGGTGAATGTATTGCGGAAGGAGCCCGAACCGCAGACCATCGGCACCCAAAAGCCACCTGGGATTTTCACGGGGCTCATCATCGGCCTTTTGTTCGGCGCATTGGTGGGCGCCACCTCCGTTGGCGGCATCATCCTGGTTCCAACCCTACTACTGCTAGGCCTTCCCGCCCACCGGACGGTCGGCACCACCACGACCATCATCACGGCGCTCACGCTCATGACCGCGCTCACCTACGGGGCAGGAGGCGAATCGGACGTCCCGACGGCACTGGTCATGGCTGCGGGGGCGTTAATCGGGGTCAAACAGGGAAGCCGCCTCGCGGTCGGGCTCCCCGAAAACATACTCAAAAGAATCATGATCGGCATCGTCGCCGCCGTTGCCGTGGCCATGCTCCTGCGCCGCCTCTGA
- a CDS encoding thymidine phosphorylase, whose protein sequence is MLPQWIIEKKRDGAELDTGEIRGFIAGYTNGSIPDYQMSALAMAIYFNGMTARETADLTVAMMESGKVINPDCIPGTKVDKHSTGGIGDKISIPLAPLVAACGATVPMISGRGLGITGGTLDKLESIPGYRVGLGEEEFFRTLEQVGCSMIGQTAEIAPADKKLYALRDVTATVPSIPLIVSSIMSKKMAEGIDALVLDVKCGSGAFMKDIENARALARGLVDTGVAMGKKVVALITDMNQPLGRTVGNALEIRESLDILEGKGPADSQGLTIELANRMLGTAAMPVRRTVQALLDGSAMEKFKQMVACHGGNLSAGLPVAGNQIPLNAPKSGYVSKADAEALGRASLLLGAGRAKTTDTIDHAVGLSDLKKIGERVEAGEPLCILHSNGHEDEAQLRQLLGSAFEVSAEPVESPPLIIEVIDLNAA, encoded by the coding sequence ATGCTACCTCAATGGATCATCGAAAAGAAAAGGGACGGCGCGGAACTCGATACCGGGGAAATCCGCGGCTTCATTGCAGGCTATACCAACGGAAGCATCCCCGACTACCAGATGTCGGCGCTCGCCATGGCCATCTACTTCAACGGTATGACCGCCCGCGAAACCGCCGACCTCACCGTTGCCATGATGGAATCCGGCAAGGTCATCAACCCCGACTGCATTCCCGGCACCAAGGTCGATAAACATTCCACCGGCGGCATCGGCGACAAGATCTCCATCCCACTCGCGCCGCTCGTCGCCGCCTGTGGCGCCACCGTCCCGATGATCTCCGGGCGCGGCCTCGGCATTACCGGCGGCACGCTCGACAAGCTCGAATCCATTCCCGGCTACCGCGTCGGCCTTGGCGAAGAGGAGTTTTTCCGGACGCTCGAACAGGTCGGATGCTCCATGATCGGCCAAACCGCCGAGATTGCCCCGGCCGACAAAAAGCTCTATGCCCTGCGCGACGTCACTGCCACCGTACCCTCCATCCCGCTGATTGTTTCGAGCATCATGTCCAAGAAAATGGCGGAGGGCATCGACGCGCTTGTGCTCGACGTCAAGTGCGGTTCCGGCGCCTTCATGAAGGACATTGAAAACGCACGGGCGCTCGCCAGAGGCCTGGTCGACACCGGCGTTGCCATGGGCAAAAAGGTTGTTGCGCTCATCACCGACATGAACCAACCGCTCGGCCGCACCGTCGGGAACGCGCTCGAGATCAGGGAATCGCTCGACATCCTTGAGGGCAAAGGCCCCGCCGACTCCCAGGGCCTCACGATCGAACTTGCGAACCGCATGCTCGGGACCGCCGCGATGCCCGTCCGCAGGACCGTACAGGCCTTGCTCGACGGCTCCGCCATGGAAAAATTCAAGCAGATGGTCGCCTGCCACGGTGGCAACCTTTCCGCCGGACTACCGGTTGCCGGAAACCAGATTCCCCTGAACGCCCCGAAATCCGGCTATGTTTCCAAGGCCGATGCCGAGGCCCTCGGCCGCGCATCGCTGCTGCTCGGCGCCGGGCGCGCGAAGACCACCGATACCATCGACCATGCCGTCGGCCTTTCCGACCTCAAGAAAATCGGCGAGCGCGTCGAGGCTGGCGAACCGCTCTGCATCCTCCACTCCAACGGCCACGAAGACGAAGCGCAGCTTCGTCAGTTGCTCGGTTCCGCGTTTGAAGTTTCCGCAGAACCCGTTGAATCCCCTCCGCTCATCATCGAAGTCATTGATCTCAACGCCGCCTAA
- a CDS encoding ribbon-helix-helix protein, CopG family, with amino-acid sequence MDKVFSARIDESVAARINSLARQLHSTKKQVVERAIELFAAKVEHDQKSGFLEQSFGAWEREERAEETVDAARAAFRGSFERFRR; translated from the coding sequence ATGGACAAGGTATTTTCAGCTCGGATCGACGAATCGGTGGCCGCCCGGATCAATAGCCTTGCGCGCCAGCTGCACAGCACAAAGAAACAAGTGGTGGAGCGCGCAATCGAGCTTTTCGCTGCCAAAGTCGAGCACGACCAAAAGTCGGGCTTCCTCGAACAGTCGTTCGGGGCATGGGAACGAGAAGAGCGTGCGGAGGAAACCGTTGATGCCGCACGGGCAGCCTTCCGCGGATCCTTTGAAAGGTTTCGCCGATGA